From Juglans regia cultivar Chandler chromosome 8, Walnut 2.0, whole genome shotgun sequence, the proteins below share one genomic window:
- the LOC109004296 gene encoding pentatricopeptide repeat-containing protein At5g42310, chloroplastic, with the protein MFLLPPPLPNRFPSVPLTFTTQFRHHRHRHIFQPPLSVTAIVTEASSFSVSSSRQLDEGDDENDINNRRYDFTPLLDFLSNSPDTTGSSGPDPPISLDPTEFHLAESYRAVPAPVWHSFLKSLCSSSSSSIGLAYAVVSWLQKHNLCFSYELLYSILIHALGRSEKLYEAFLLSQRQSLTPLTYNALIGACARNDDLEKALNLMSRMRQDGFPPDFVNYSLIIQSLTRTNKAGSPILQKLYSEIECDRIELDCQLLNDIIVGFANAGDSARAMHFLAKAQASGLSAKTATLVALISALGNSGLTVEAEAIFEEIRDSGLKPRTRAYNALLKAYVKAGSLKDAESIVSEMEKTGVLPDEHTYSLLIDAYANAGRWESARIVLKEMEACNVQPNSYVFSRILASYRDRGEWQRSFQVLKEMKSSGVTPDRHFYNVMIDTFGKYNCLDHAVATFDRMLSEGIEPDTVTWNTLIDCHCKAGRHGRAEELFEEMQEKGYSPCATTYNIMINCIGEQERWEDVKSLLGKMQSQGLLPNVVTYTTLVDIYGQSGRFEDAIECLEGMKSAGLRPSSTMYNALINAYAQRGLSEEAIKAFRVMRADGLKPSLLALNSLINAFGEDRRDVEAFAVLQYMKENDLKPDVVTYTTLMKALIRVDKFHKVPSVYEEMILSGCTPDRKARAMLRSALRYMKQTLKS; encoded by the exons ATGTTTCTTCTGCCACCGCCCCTTCCAAATCGTTTCCCTTCAGTTCCGCTAACTTTCACAACACAGTTCCGCCACCACCGCCACCGCCATATATTCCAACCTCCACTTTCCGTTACAGCCATCGTTACCGAAGCATCCTCTTTCTCTGTTTCCTCGTCCAGACAACTTGATGAAGGCGACGACGAAAACGACATCAACAATCGCCGGTACGACTTCACTCCCCTCCTTGACTTCCTTTCTAACTCTCCCGATACCACCGGCAGTTCGGGTCCGGATCCTCCGATTTCACTTGACCCGACCGAGTTCCATCTCGCCGAGTCGTACCGGGCCGTGCCGGCCCCGGTCTGGCACTCATTCCTAAAATCCCTCtgttcctcctcctcctcctccattgGACTGGCATACGCCGTCGTTTCATGGCTCCAGAAACACAACCTCTGCTTCTCCTACGAATTGCTCTACTCAATTCTCATCCACGCGCTTGGGCGCTCCGAGAAGCTCTACGAGGCCTTCTTGCTTTCCCAGAGACAATCCCTAACCCCGTTAACCTACAACGCCCTAATAGGCGCTTGTGCTCGCAACGACGACCTCGAAAAGGCGCTCAATCTCATGTCTCGAATGCGCCAAGACGGTTTCCCACCCGACTTCGTCAATTACAGCTTGATTATTCAGTCCCTTACGCGCACTAACAAAGCCGGCTCCCCGATTTTGCAGAAGCTTTACTCCGAGATCGAATGCGATAGGATCGAGCTCGATTGCCAGCTTCTGAATGACATTATCGTCGGTTTTGCGAACGCCGGTGACTCTGCGCGTGCCATGCATTTCCTAGCCAAGGCTCAGGCCAGCGGGTTGAGCGCTAAAACGGCAACTCTCGTTGCGCTTATATCCGCCTTGGGAAATTCGGGTCTCACCGTGGAGGCCGAGGCCATTTTCGAAGAAATAAGGGACTCCGGATTGAAGCCAAGGACTAGGGCTTACAACGCGCTTCTCAAAGCGTATGTGAAAGCCGGTTCCTTGAAAGACGCCGAGTCGATCGTATCGGAGATGGAGAAGACAGGAGTTTTGCCGGACGAGCATACTTACAGTCTTCTTATCGATGCATATGCAAATGCAGGCCGGTGGGAAAGCGCGAGGATCGTCTTGAAAGAAATGGAGGCTTGCAATGTACAACCTAATTCGTACGTGTTTAGTAGGATTTTAGCGAGTTATAGGGACAGAGGAGAATGGCAGAGATCCTTTCAGGTTTTGAAGGAAATGAAGAGCAGTGGAGTAACGCCGGATAGGCATTTTTACAATGTGATGATTGATACTTTTGGCAAGTACAATTGTCTTGATCATGCTGTGGCCACCTTCGATCGGATGCTATCTGAGGGAATTGAGCCCGACACGGTTACATGGAACACGCTGATTGATTGTCATTGTAAGGCGGGGCGGCATGGTAGGGCAGAGGAGTTGTTTGAAGAAATGCAGGAGAAAGGATACTCGCCGTGTGCTACGACGTATAATATCATGATTAATTGTATTGGGGAGCAGGAGAGGTGGGAGGATGTGAAGAGCTTGTTAGGGAAGATGCAGAGTCAAGGGTTGCTGCCAAATGTGGTGACTTACACCACTCTGGTTGATATTTATGGACAGTCGGGGAGGTTCGAGGATGCGATAGAGTGCTTGGAGGGCATGAAGTCTGCGGGATTAAGACCATCCTCGACAATGTACAATGCCTTGATTAATGCCTATGCGCAAAGG GGTTTGTCTGAGGAAGCAATAAAAGCATTTAGGGTCATGAGAGCAGATGGCCTGAAGCCTAGTCTTTTAGCTCTCAATTCATTAATAAATGCATTTGGTGAGGATAGAAGGGATGTTGAAGCCTTTGCTGTGTTGCAGTACATGAAAGAAAAT GACTTGAAACCAGATGTGGTGACCTATACTACGCTTATGAAAGCTCTGATTCGTGTTGATAAATTTCATAAG GTTCCTTCTGTGTACGAGGAAATGATTTTGTCTGGGTGCACGCCAGATAGGAAAGCCAGAGCAATGTTACGGTCCGCTCTTAGATATATGAAGCAGACATTGAAATCATAG